The Verrucomicrobiota bacterium JB022 DNA segment TTCGACATGGTCGCCGCCGTGGCCGCCGCCGACAGCCGCTTCAGCGTCATCGAAAGCACCGACTACGACGACACCGTCGTGGGCATGGGCTACGACCGCGATGGCGACGGCTTCTCGGTGACTCCCTCCGTGACGTTCACCGACGGCATGGGGCTGGCAGGTTCGGCGGATGCCGACGGCCTGGTGTCGAACGACCTCGACGACTCCTTTGCTGCCGGCTGGTTCACCAACGGCTTCTTCGCCTTTTTCACCTCCATGGCCGAGCCTTACCTCAACGACAACTGGGAAGAGGCGATGATCGGTGCGGGTACATTTGAGCTGACCGATGGCAGCTGGAGCGGCTTCACCTGGGCCGCTGCGCCCGGCTGGTCGGCCGACGCCCCGGTAGCTCCGGTGCCCGAGCCTTCG contains these protein-coding regions:
- a CDS encoding PEP-CTERM sorting domain-containing protein, with amino-acid sequence MNLKSTFSLLAAFLFAGTQAISAQFFGLDDISNWVGTGSQTSALVVDWNDGQGSVAWGFRYDGTATAFDMVAAVAAADSRFSVIESTDYDDTVVGMGYDRDGDGFSVTPSVTFTDGMGLAGSADADGLVSNDLDDSFAAGWFTNGFFAFFTSMAEPYLNDNWEEAMIGAGTFELTDGSWSGFTWAAAPGWSADAPVAPVPEPSTYAALLGLAACGFVFWRRRRA